From Anopheles darlingi chromosome 2, idAnoDarlMG_H_01, whole genome shotgun sequence, the proteins below share one genomic window:
- the LOC125950278 gene encoding sodium/hydrogen exchanger 9B2 isoform X1, with amino-acid sequence MQKEAGYSVAECRRSSRIPGPRLEAIDVSVPVRSTFHVFDALYSPLFLSIETVYITSVEDEVCGVVGRTEALASPAREQQERQDSTVTPIPSIDLAMALQERKRQSHGDVANGNDATGVIPLTGGVPASTTTTITMATVSSSSSPSSPSSSKWSASGLQRNWPIISQPLALLTIFALLWAIAAAILPPELSHPSGGLLRLLFLFVGAQTCGVLVALTGLPDMLGMLFWGVLYANVGWADFSGYGRVEVFLREMALVNIMLLAGLGLDYRALRSLFRFIMQLTVVPTVAEVMTVTILARYLLALPWLWGVLLGLVVTAISPNVVVTVLLRLKEERLGLNKGIHTLIIAVTSCNDVLAIFLFGVILGLIFTTGNLTSQILQGPIGIIIGLVYGTACGLAVLHLPSHQAKYSNGLRFTMTTLAGALSVVGSKAVGYPTAGALGCIVTAFVAGTGWRKRPPAMAATAATERDNEVSVYLDLLWKFLKPVSFSLIGKEVNFGVLTGETVLYGLITLAVAVLLRLTFAYLSTLGSELNWRERGYVTLSGFPKATVQAALGPAALDLARTLNATDQYDRAQTVLIVTVLAIILTAPLGALLMIKLAPRWLKQGDDDHDDDDHRYR; translated from the exons ATGCAGAAAGAAGCTGGTTACTCCGTTGCAGAGTGCAGGAGATCATCCCGAATCCCCGGACCTCGGCTCGAAGCGATTGATGTGTCCGTTCCAGTCCGTTCCACGTTTCATGTTTTCGACGCTCTCTactctcctctcttcctctccatcGAAACAGTTTACATAACATCCGTGGAGGACgaggtgtgtggtgtggtgggacGGACAGAAGCATTAGCATCGCCGGCAAGGGAGCAACAGGAGCGTCAAGATTCCACCGTCACACCGATTCCGTCGATCGACCTTGCGATGGCACTGCAGGAACGCAAACGGCAATCCCATGGTGACGTCGCCAATGGTAACGATGCCACTGGCGTGATTCCGCTTACCGGTGGTGTGCCTGcatcaactaccaccaccatcaccatggctacagtgtcgtcgtcgtcgtcgccgtcgtcaccgtcgtctaGCAA atGGTCAGCATCTGGGTTGCAGCGGAATTGGCCGATCATATCGCAACCCTTGGCCCTGCTCACCATATTCGCGCTTTTGTGGGCGATCGCTGCGGCCATCCTGCCACCGGAACTGTCGCACCCCTCCGGTGGTCTGCTGCggctcctgttcctgttcgtcGGTGCACAAACCTGTGGCGTCCTCGTCGCACTGACCGGCCTACCGGACATGCTCGGGATGCTGTTCTGGGGCGTCCTGTACGCGAACGTCGGTTGGGCGGACTTTAGCGGTTACGGGCGGGTGGAGGTGTTTCTGCGCGAGATGGCACTCGTCAACATAATGCTGCTGGCGGGGCTCGGTCTCGACTACCGGGCCCTTCGGTCGCTCTTTCGCTTCATCATGCAACTGACGGTCGTTCCCACGGTGGCCGAGGTGATGACCGTGACCATCCTTGCGCGCTACCTGCTCGCCCTACCCTGGCTCTGGGGTGTTCTGTTGGG gTTGGTCGTAACGGCCATCTCACCGAACGTGGTCGTGACGGTGCTGTTGCGATTAAAGGAGGAGCGGCTCGGTCTCAACAAGGGCATTCACACATTAATCATCGCGGTGACAAGCTGTAATGATGTGCTCGCGATCTTCCTGTTCGGTGTCATCCTCGGTTTGATATTCACTACCG GTAACCTCACCAGCCAGATCCTCCAGGGACCGATCGGCATCATAATTGGGCTCGTCTACGGAACCGCGTGTGGTCTTGCGGTCCTACATCTACCATCGCACCAGGCG AAATACTCGAACGGGTTGCGgttcacgatgacgacgctggCGGGCGCACTGTCGGTGGTTGGTAGTAAAGCGGTCGGGTATCCGACGGCCGGCGCTCTCGGTTGCATCGTGACGGCGTTCGTCGCCGGTACCGGGTGGCGCAAGCGACCAccagcgatggcggcgacggcggcgacggagCGTGACAATGAGGTGAGCGTGTATCTGGATCTGCTGTGGAAGTTCCTGAAACCGGTGTCCTTCTCGCTGATCGGCAAGGAGGTTAACTTTGGTGTGCTGACCGGTGAAACCGTGCTGTACGGGCTCATCACCCTTGCGGTGGCCGTACTG CTTCGATTGACGTTCGCGTACCTTTCGACGCTCGGTAGCGAGCTGAACTGGCGGGAACGCGGGTACGTGACGCTGTCCGGGTTCCCGAAGGCGACGGTACAGGCAGCCCTCGGACCGGCGGCCCTCGATCTGGCCCGTACACTCAACGCCACGGACCAGTACGACCGGGCCCAGACCGTACTCATCGTGACGGTGCTGGCGATCATACTGACGGCCCCGCTGGGTGCACTGTTGATGATCAAATTAGCACCCCGATGGTTGAAGCAAggtgacgacgaccatgacgacgacgaccatcgatACCGGTAG
- the LOC125950278 gene encoding sodium/hydrogen exchanger 9B2 isoform X2 — translation MRSTGTPPRIYITSVEDEVCGVVGRTEALASPAREQQERQDSTVTPIPSIDLAMALQERKRQSHGDVANGNDATGVIPLTGGVPASTTTTITMATVSSSSSPSSPSSSKWSASGLQRNWPIISQPLALLTIFALLWAIAAAILPPELSHPSGGLLRLLFLFVGAQTCGVLVALTGLPDMLGMLFWGVLYANVGWADFSGYGRVEVFLREMALVNIMLLAGLGLDYRALRSLFRFIMQLTVVPTVAEVMTVTILARYLLALPWLWGVLLGLVVTAISPNVVVTVLLRLKEERLGLNKGIHTLIIAVTSCNDVLAIFLFGVILGLIFTTGNLTSQILQGPIGIIIGLVYGTACGLAVLHLPSHQAKYSNGLRFTMTTLAGALSVVGSKAVGYPTAGALGCIVTAFVAGTGWRKRPPAMAATAATERDNEVSVYLDLLWKFLKPVSFSLIGKEVNFGVLTGETVLYGLITLAVAVLLRLTFAYLSTLGSELNWRERGYVTLSGFPKATVQAALGPAALDLARTLNATDQYDRAQTVLIVTVLAIILTAPLGALLMIKLAPRWLKQGDDDHDDDDHRYR, via the exons ATGCGTTCAACCGGGACGCCACCGAGAA TTTACATAACATCCGTGGAGGACgaggtgtgtggtgtggtgggacGGACAGAAGCATTAGCATCGCCGGCAAGGGAGCAACAGGAGCGTCAAGATTCCACCGTCACACCGATTCCGTCGATCGACCTTGCGATGGCACTGCAGGAACGCAAACGGCAATCCCATGGTGACGTCGCCAATGGTAACGATGCCACTGGCGTGATTCCGCTTACCGGTGGTGTGCCTGcatcaactaccaccaccatcaccatggctacagtgtcgtcgtcgtcgtcgccgtcgtcaccgtcgtctaGCAA atGGTCAGCATCTGGGTTGCAGCGGAATTGGCCGATCATATCGCAACCCTTGGCCCTGCTCACCATATTCGCGCTTTTGTGGGCGATCGCTGCGGCCATCCTGCCACCGGAACTGTCGCACCCCTCCGGTGGTCTGCTGCggctcctgttcctgttcgtcGGTGCACAAACCTGTGGCGTCCTCGTCGCACTGACCGGCCTACCGGACATGCTCGGGATGCTGTTCTGGGGCGTCCTGTACGCGAACGTCGGTTGGGCGGACTTTAGCGGTTACGGGCGGGTGGAGGTGTTTCTGCGCGAGATGGCACTCGTCAACATAATGCTGCTGGCGGGGCTCGGTCTCGACTACCGGGCCCTTCGGTCGCTCTTTCGCTTCATCATGCAACTGACGGTCGTTCCCACGGTGGCCGAGGTGATGACCGTGACCATCCTTGCGCGCTACCTGCTCGCCCTACCCTGGCTCTGGGGTGTTCTGTTGGG gTTGGTCGTAACGGCCATCTCACCGAACGTGGTCGTGACGGTGCTGTTGCGATTAAAGGAGGAGCGGCTCGGTCTCAACAAGGGCATTCACACATTAATCATCGCGGTGACAAGCTGTAATGATGTGCTCGCGATCTTCCTGTTCGGTGTCATCCTCGGTTTGATATTCACTACCG GTAACCTCACCAGCCAGATCCTCCAGGGACCGATCGGCATCATAATTGGGCTCGTCTACGGAACCGCGTGTGGTCTTGCGGTCCTACATCTACCATCGCACCAGGCG AAATACTCGAACGGGTTGCGgttcacgatgacgacgctggCGGGCGCACTGTCGGTGGTTGGTAGTAAAGCGGTCGGGTATCCGACGGCCGGCGCTCTCGGTTGCATCGTGACGGCGTTCGTCGCCGGTACCGGGTGGCGCAAGCGACCAccagcgatggcggcgacggcggcgacggagCGTGACAATGAGGTGAGCGTGTATCTGGATCTGCTGTGGAAGTTCCTGAAACCGGTGTCCTTCTCGCTGATCGGCAAGGAGGTTAACTTTGGTGTGCTGACCGGTGAAACCGTGCTGTACGGGCTCATCACCCTTGCGGTGGCCGTACTG CTTCGATTGACGTTCGCGTACCTTTCGACGCTCGGTAGCGAGCTGAACTGGCGGGAACGCGGGTACGTGACGCTGTCCGGGTTCCCGAAGGCGACGGTACAGGCAGCCCTCGGACCGGCGGCCCTCGATCTGGCCCGTACACTCAACGCCACGGACCAGTACGACCGGGCCCAGACCGTACTCATCGTGACGGTGCTGGCGATCATACTGACGGCCCCGCTGGGTGCACTGTTGATGATCAAATTAGCACCCCGATGGTTGAAGCAAggtgacgacgaccatgacgacgacgaccatcgatACCGGTAG
- the LOC125950289 gene encoding uncharacterized protein LOC125950289, translating into MSATQRNNIAQEEVKPDRDRAEDDALIDGAMKPRHEPDQLRHCFVPADRSGCLGLHLSRTPWDPYPWVSGVVEGSCAALAGVRVGDCVLEANGEDLLGLKVMDIARRVRDQRTSRLATAGVGLLLWNSGFEKNNLNPQSLSRFANCLQGIAGLLECPVCLEIVRPPAWQCNHGHLLCSTCRAKTHKCPICREVLCRVRCIVADKLFHYLVQTLGYSAEQREQGRSGELQPQQSRDVPPAVGRRLPLSERSQHQRSHRQKLQQHQQHHEQHQPESRQTHKHGIKLKANNGPNGASSPAIEQRTSLSPSTGLAPRRGHHCPSGQQCERLKTQQDLLLHLQKVHQLSVVQYYVTVGDTVDVSLPAPGHSSLVCVTLLIPPKSTIDRQNASTTTTTSQMFFVSRHRCREEPTESLYWLWHVESDDEPTTGSNRWKVQLVSTVDGELWHGQPVSLGHSYQEVLRSKQCARFKSDDARTLRVRLMEA; encoded by the exons ATGTCAGCGACTCAACGAAATAACATCGCGCAAGAGGAGGTCAAGCCTGACCGGGATCGTGCCGAAGATGATGCACTGATCGATGGTGCGATGAAACCACGACATGAACCGGATCAGCTGCGGCACTGCTTTGTCCCGGCGGACAGAAGCGGTTGCCTTGGTTTGCATCTGAGTCGCACCCCCTGGGATCCATATCCGTGGGTCAGTGGAGTGGTCGAAGGTTCATGTGCGGCACTGGCCGGTGTTCGCGTCGGTGATTGCGTCCTCGAAGCGAACGGTGAAGATCTGCTCGGCCTCAAGGTGATGGACATTGCGCGGCGTGTCCGGGACCAGCGGACGAGCCGCTTGGCGACGGCCGGCGTTGGACTGTTGCTGTGGAACTCGGGCTTCGAGAAGAAC AATCTCAATCCACAGTCGCTGTCGCGGTTCGCCAACTGTCTGCAGGGTATCGCCGGGTTGCTCGAGTGTCCCGTGTGTCTGGAGATTGTGCGGCCACCGGCTTGGCAGTGCAACCATGGCCATCTGCTCTGTTCGACGTGCCGTGCCAAGACGCACAAGTGTCCGATCTGCCGCGAGGTGCTTTGTCGCGTACGGTGCATCGTCGCCGACAAACTGTTCCACTATCTGGTCCAGACGCTCGGTTACTCAG CCGAACAACGGGAGCAAGGCAGATCGGGTGAGCTACAGCCACAGCAATCACGGGATGTTCCGCCAGCTGTCGGCCGCCGATTGCCACTCAGCGAGCGTAGCCAGCATCAGCGAAGTCACCGACAGaagctacagcagcaccagcagcatcacgagcagcaccagccagaATCCCGTCAAACGCATAAACATGGTatcaaattgaaagcaaacaatggCCCTAATGGAGCGTCGTCACCGGCAATCGAGCAGCGAACCTCATTATCCCCTTCCACGGGCCTGGCACCACGCCGGGGACACCACTGTCCATCCGGTCAGCAGTGCGAGCGCTTGAAGACTCAACAGGACTTGCTGCTTCACTTGCAAAAGGTGCATCAGCTGAGCGTGGTCCAGTACTACGTGACCGTCGGCGACACTGTGGATGTCAGTCTGCCGGCACCCGGCCACAGTTCGCTGGTTTGTGTCACGCTGCTTATCCCGCCAAAGTCAACCATCGACCGGCAGAAcgcgagcaccaccaccaccaccagtcagaTGTTCTTCGTTTCGAGACACCGGTGCCGGGAGGAACCGACGGAATCGCTGTACTGGTTGTGGCACGTCGAGAGCGATGATGAGCCAACGACAGGCAGTAACCGCTGGAAGGTGCAGCTGGTCAGCACCGTGGATGGTGAGCTTTGGCATGGTCAGCCCGTGTCGCTTGGGCATAGCTATCAGGAGGTGTTGCGGAGCAAACAGTGCGCTCGCTTCAAGAGCGACGATGCGCGAACGTTGCGAGTACGTCTGATGGAAGCGTAG
- the LOC125950280 gene encoding uncharacterized protein LOC125950280 has protein sequence MVETKLAQSSSLPKLAITKSPDGVTTTEQTNDRTTVTVAATTEDHYDPSVRILHIPKQTDGSCGFHLTRSKWDPYPWVSGVDADSPAEVTGLKVGDCVLEVNNEDVLGMRIAEVASLVRTKADIVTLLLWSTGMEPACNPESLCCGPMPINLERLTASMQTVVAALECPVCFDTIPPPVFQCQNGHLVCSRCRVRAERCAICRERYTIGRSLLAEQVYQSITEAFNLREGSDGRLRERLFGARCPRPVPSNDRKKSPYNSESQLTAANGAGAGRPIHSHTHKFLARIMGKSSSVENLSKTLHPPPDVVGDLQASKGKSLSLSSSEIFKRDNSVSVLRCPSANRLAPELSASYNSLSIRRPTSSMSCNASVESLGSIPEHGIHLTVPSRLPSSTVSATYHCPCGEYCNDLIAAAELQEHVTGHHRTPIISFGSASAEISLPPRTPVDNACLLLVLDGHKFWLKLVSETSTIGDIFLSALLEGSTEQAKSYALEVTIRKEGFEQILGKELISRSAVYSMVDKSWNDLVNTKAGVFYTGVCIRATFSPEMEILLKVSIKRLKDL, from the exons ATGGTGGAAACGAAGCTGGCGCAGTCAAGCTCACTGCCAAAGCTGGCCATCACGAAATCACCGGACGGCGTAACGACCACCGAGCAAACCAATGACCGTACGACGGTCActgtcgccgccaccaccgaggatCATTACGATCCCTCGGTTCGGATACTGCACATTCCCAAACAGACCGACGGTTCCTGTGGTTTCCATCTAACACGCAGCAAATGGGATCCCTATCCCTGG GTCAGCGGTGTTGATGCAGACTCACCGGCCGAGGTGACCGGGTTGAAGGTTGGTGACTGTGTGTTGGAG GTCAACAATGAGGATGTGCTCGGTATGCGGATCGCGGAAGTGGCCAGCCTGGTGCGCACGAAGGCGGACATtgtgacgctgctgctgtggagtACCGGCATGGAACCGGCCTGCAATCCGGAATCGCTCTGTTGCGGTCCGATGCCGATCAACCTGGAACGGTTGACGGCCAGCATGCagacggtggtggccgcacTCGAGTGTCCGGTGTGCTTTGATACGATCCCGCCGCCCGTCTTCCAGTGCCAGAATGGGCATCTCGTGTGTTCGCGGTGCCGGGTACGGGCCGAACGGTGCGCGATCTGTCGCGAACGGTacacgatcggtcggtcgctgctCGCCGAACAGGTTTACCAATCGATCACGGAAGCGTTCAATCTGCGCGAAGGTTCCGACGGTCGGCTTCGCGAGCGACTGTTTGGTGCCCGCTGTCCACGGCCCGTGCCCTCGAACGATCGGAAGAAGAGCCCCTACAACAGTGAGTCGCAGCTGACGGCGGCCAATGGAGCTGGGGCTGGGCGTCCGAtacactcgcacacgcacaagtTTTTGGCCCGGATTATGGGCAAATCGAGTTCGGTGGAAAATCTGAGCAAAACGCTGCATCCACCACCGGATGTCGTCGGTGATCTGCAGGCCTCCAAGGGGAAATCGTTATCACTGTCGTCGAGTGAGATTTTCAA ACGCGACAATTCCGTTTCGGTGCTACGGTGCCCATCAGCTAATCGGTTAGCACCGGAACTGTCCGCTTCGTACAATAGTCTCAGCATTCGGCGGCCAACATCTTCGATGTCGTGTAATGCTTCGGTCGAAAGTCTCGGTAGCATTCCGGAGCATGGCATTCATCTTACCGTACCGTCCCGTTTGCCGTCCTCGACTGTCTCGGCCACTTACCACTGTCCTTGTGGCGAGTACTGTAACGATTTGATTGCCG CTGCAGAGCTGCAGGAACACGTTACCGGGCACCATCGGACGCCGATCATATCGTTTGGTTCGGCATCGGCAGAGATTTCGCTTCCCCCAAGGACACCGGTCGACAATGCGTgtctgctgctcgtgctcgaTGGTCACAAGTTTTGGCTGAAGCTCGTCTCCGAAACGAG TACGATCGGTGACATCTTTCTGTCGGCTTTGCTCGAGGGCAGCACGGAACAGGCCAAAAGCTATGCCCTCGAGGTCACTATTCGGAAGGAGGGATTCGAGCAGATTCTGGGTAAGGAGCTCATCTCTCGCTCCGCCGTCTACTCGATGGTGGACAAATCCTGGAACGATCTGGTGAATACGAAGGCGGGCGTTTTCTATACCGGCGTTTGCATACGGGCCACCTTCAgcccggaaatggaaattctgTTAAAGGTTTCGATTAAACGATTGAAAGATCTGTGA